The following coding sequences are from one Aliarcobacter skirrowii CCUG 10374 window:
- a CDS encoding energy transducer TonB codes for MKNNRYIKSLFISSTIYLAIAAPIFISFSNTPKTVDIKKDVHTVTKISLSNIPIQEKVIEEIVEEEVVEKIIEKPAKKVVKKEIKKQKPKKDTKPKEKPKKIVEKKEVQEKITTADSVNQVKAAEIEDLYLGKIKNTIERYKTYPRNAKRLHHQGVVKIAFDVLLDGKITNIRIIENSKYKTLDKATIHLLEKIGSFDPIPNELMSKLDNKSNLSLEIPVEYQIN; via the coding sequence ATGAAAAATAATAGATATATAAAATCACTTTTTATTAGTTCTACTATATATCTTGCTATTGCAGCTCCTATTTTTATATCTTTTTCAAATACTCCTAAAACAGTTGATATTAAAAAAGATGTTCACACTGTTACAAAAATCTCTTTAAGCAATATTCCAATTCAAGAAAAAGTTATTGAAGAGATTGTTGAAGAGGAAGTTGTTGAAAAAATAATTGAAAAACCAGCAAAAAAAGTTGTAAAAAAAGAGATTAAAAAACAAAAACCAAAAAAAGATACAAAACCAAAAGAAAAGCCTAAAAAGATTGTAGAGAAAAAAGAGGTTCAAGAGAAAATTACAACAGCTGATTCTGTAAATCAAGTAAAAGCTGCCGAAATTGAAGATTTATATCTAGGAAAAATAAAAAATACTATTGAAAGATATAAAACATACCCAAGAAATGCAAAAAGACTTCATCATCAAGGAGTTGTTAAAATTGCTTTTGATGTTTTATTAGATGGAAAAATTACAAATATAAGAATTATTGAGAACTCTAAATATAAAACTTTAGATAAAGCAACAATTCATCTCTTAGAAAAAATTGGCTCTTTTGATCCAATTCCAAATGAGTTGATGTCAAAATTAGATAATAAATCAAATCTAAGTCTTGAAATACCTGTTGAATACCAAATAAACTAA
- a CDS encoding leucyl aminopeptidase has product MKINILEISKDKEFDLEIILVDNLKKIKSKEDKELLEKLDFKAKDESVVLLAEKRKIYVGFEDYSYDSLAIAISGAIKKFNSTKFKSAKLLLNKELEDNFKALVEGSILGSYSFNHYKSEKDDKKQELYFVVEKKCENLSDILKESQIIANAVNKARDMVNTAPADFTPKSFVKEAEIIAKEFELEYEVLGEKDLEKQKMMSMHSVGRASVHESQLIHLKYRPKKAKRKIVLVGKGLTYDSGGLSLKPADFMVTMKADKSGAVAVLNTIKVIAELKLNIEVHAIIGAVENMIGGNAYKPDDILRAKNGKTIEVRNTDAEGRLVLADCLCYAQDEIKDFDYIFDFATLTGACVVGLGEYTTGIMGNSEELKQKALEASLNSGEYATKLDFNRYLKKCIKSEIADVCNISNTRYGGAITAGMFLDNFIYEENKNRWVHFDIAGPAFVEKAWGYNPYGASGTGVRMAVEFIKNLAK; this is encoded by the coding sequence ATGAAGATTAATATTTTAGAAATTTCAAAAGATAAAGAGTTTGATTTAGAGATTATCTTAGTAGATAATTTAAAAAAAATTAAAAGCAAAGAGGATAAAGAGCTTTTAGAAAAACTTGATTTTAAAGCAAAAGATGAATCAGTTGTTTTATTGGCAGAAAAAAGAAAAATCTATGTTGGTTTTGAAGATTATAGCTATGATAGTTTGGCAATTGCAATTTCAGGTGCTATAAAAAAATTTAACTCTACAAAATTTAAAAGTGCAAAACTTCTATTAAATAAAGAGTTAGAAGATAACTTTAAGGCTTTAGTTGAAGGCTCTATTTTGGGTTCATACAGTTTTAATCACTATAAAAGTGAAAAAGATGATAAAAAACAAGAGTTATATTTTGTAGTAGAAAAAAAATGTGAAAATTTAAGTGATATTTTAAAAGAGTCACAAATTATTGCAAATGCTGTAAATAAAGCTAGAGATATGGTAAACACAGCACCTGCTGATTTTACTCCAAAAAGTTTTGTAAAAGAGGCTGAAATTATTGCAAAAGAGTTTGAGCTTGAGTATGAAGTTTTGGGAGAAAAAGATTTAGAAAAACAAAAAATGATGTCTATGCATAGTGTTGGACGAGCTAGTGTTCATGAGTCTCAACTAATACATCTAAAATATAGACCAAAAAAAGCTAAAAGAAAAATTGTTCTTGTAGGAAAAGGACTTACATATGATAGTGGTGGTTTATCTTTAAAACCAGCTGATTTCATGGTAACAATGAAAGCTGATAAATCAGGTGCAGTTGCTGTTTTAAACACTATAAAAGTAATAGCAGAGCTTAAACTTAACATTGAGGTTCATGCAATTATAGGTGCTGTTGAAAATATGATTGGTGGAAATGCTTATAAACCTGATGATATATTAAGAGCTAAAAATGGAAAAACAATTGAGGTTCGAAACACAGATGCTGAAGGAAGATTGGTATTAGCTGATTGTTTATGTTATGCTCAAGATGAGATTAAAGATTTTGATTATATCTTTGATTTTGCAACTTTAACAGGTGCTTGTGTTGTAGGACTTGGTGAATATACAACAGGAATCATGGGAAATAGTGAAGAGTTAAAACAAAAAGCTCTTGAAGCCTCTTTAAATAGTGGTGAATATGCAACAAAACTTGATTTTAATAGATATTTGAAAAAATGTATTAAATCTGAAATAGCAGATGTTTGTAATATTTCAAACACTAGATATGGTGGAGCTATAACAGCTGGAATGTTTTTAGATAACTTTATTTATGAAGAGAATAAAAACAGATGGGTACATTTTGATATAGCAGGACCTGCATTTGTTGAAAAAGCTTGGGGATATAATCCTTATGGAGCAAGTGGAACAGGTGTTAGAATGGCTGTAGAGTTTATAAAAAATTTAGCTAAATAA
- a CDS encoding DedA family protein produces MRELFRKIQPYTGKIFAVSLVLFLSFLAYNLYNAPVEGVEEKFIYLLRKYGYVILFVWSMLEGEMGLIMAGLMAHDGSMNVLLAIFVAGLGGFAGDQVYFYIGRFNKTSVLKKLRGQRRKFAFAHLLLKKHGWPIIFTQRYMYGMRTIIPISIGLTRYDARKFAFINLISAWCWAAITIVPIWYFGNEIMIVLHWAKEHWYLAIPLAIIVGGGIIYYFNKATKKIEKRVMDED; encoded by the coding sequence ATGAGAGAACTTTTTAGAAAAATTCAACCATACACAGGAAAAATTTTTGCAGTAAGCTTGGTACTTTTTTTATCTTTTCTTGCTTACAATTTGTACAATGCTCCTGTTGAAGGAGTTGAAGAGAAATTTATATATCTGCTTAGAAAATATGGTTATGTGATACTTTTTGTATGGAGTATGCTTGAAGGTGAGATGGGGCTTATTATGGCTGGGCTTATGGCTCATGATGGTTCTATGAATGTTCTTTTAGCTATTTTTGTAGCTGGTCTTGGTGGTTTTGCTGGAGATCAGGTATATTTTTATATTGGAAGATTTAACAAAACTAGTGTTTTAAAAAAACTAAGAGGTCAAAGAAGAAAGTTTGCTTTTGCTCATTTACTTTTAAAAAAACATGGTTGGCCAATAATTTTTACTCAAAGATATATGTATGGTATGCGAACAATAATTCCAATCTCTATAGGACTTACAAGATATGATGCAAGAAAATTTGCATTTATAAATTTAATTAGTGCTTGGTGTTGGGCTGCTATTACAATTGTTCCTATTTGGTATTTTGGAAATGAGATTATGATTGTACTTCACTGGGCAAAAGAGCACTGGTATTTAGCAATTCCACTTGCTATAATTGTTGGTGGTGGAATAATATATTATTTTAATAAAGCAACAAAAAAAATTGAAAAAAGGGTTATGGATGAAGATTAA
- the trpB gene encoding tryptophan synthase subunit beta has protein sequence MSNYIPKKSIFDPNSNGEFGVGGEFGIFGGQYVPETLMPILKELEATYSKYRFDKEFWAEVNYYLKDYVGRENPLYFAKNISDELGAKIYLKREDLNHTGAHKVNNVIAQGLLAKKMGKTKVIAETGAGQHGVATATIAALLGLECTVFMGAKDVARQELNVFRMKLLGAKVVAVESGSKTLKDAMNDAIRYWVTNARDTFYIIGTVAGPHPYPMMVRDFQAVIGYESRKQILEKENRLPDYVVACIGGGSNSIGMFSHFLEDKSVTCVGIEAGGLGLDTDKHGSCLAKGTPGILHGQCSYLLQNEDGQVLEAHSISAGLDYPGVGPEHSFHKDNKTVTYDNITDKEALDAFVWLSQKEGIIPAFESAHAIAYLKKAKDKLKDKLVIVCLSGRGDKDMIQAKSLLDFK, from the coding sequence ATGAGTAACTATATTCCAAAAAAAAGTATATTTGATCCAAATTCAAACGGAGAGTTTGGTGTTGGTGGTGAGTTTGGAATTTTTGGAGGACAATATGTTCCTGAAACATTGATGCCTATTTTAAAAGAGCTTGAAGCTACCTATAGTAAATATAGATTTGATAAAGAGTTTTGGGCTGAGGTAAACTACTACTTAAAAGATTATGTTGGAAGAGAAAATCCACTATATTTTGCAAAAAATATAAGTGATGAGCTTGGGGCAAAAATCTATTTAAAAAGAGAAGATTTAAATCATACAGGGGCTCATAAAGTTAATAATGTAATAGCTCAAGGATTACTAGCAAAAAAAATGGGAAAAACAAAAGTAATAGCTGAAACAGGAGCTGGGCAACATGGAGTTGCAACAGCTACAATTGCAGCTTTGCTTGGACTTGAGTGTACTGTTTTTATGGGTGCAAAAGATGTTGCAAGACAAGAGTTAAATGTATTTAGAATGAAGCTTTTAGGTGCTAAAGTTGTTGCAGTAGAAAGTGGTAGTAAAACTTTAAAAGATGCTATGAATGATGCAATTAGATATTGGGTTACAAACGCAAGAGATACTTTTTATATAATTGGAACAGTTGCAGGTCCTCATCCATACCCTATGATGGTTCGAGATTTTCAAGCAGTAATTGGTTATGAATCAAGAAAACAGATTTTAGAAAAAGAGAATAGACTTCCTGATTATGTAGTTGCTTGTATTGGTGGAGGATCAAACTCTATTGGTATGTTTTCACACTTTTTAGAAGATAAAAGTGTTACTTGTGTTGGAATTGAAGCAGGTGGTTTAGGACTTGATACAGACAAACATGGAAGTTGTTTAGCAAAAGGGACACCTGGGATTTTACACGGACAGTGTTCATACTTACTTCAAAATGAAGATGGACAAGTTTTAGAAGCTCATAGTATTAGTGCAGGACTTGATTATCCAGGAGTTGGACCAGAACATAGTTTTCACAAAGATAATAAAACAGTAACATATGACAATATTACAGATAAAGAAGCCCTTGATGCTTTTGTTTGGTTAAGTCAAAAAGAGGGAATTATTCCAGCATTTGAATCAGCTCATGCAATTGCATACTTAAAAAAAGCAAAAGATAAACTAAAAGATAAATTAGTAATTGTTTGTCTATCAGGTCGAGGAGATAAAGATATGATACAAGCAAAAAGTTTACTAGATTTTAAGTAA
- a CDS encoding adenine phosphoribosyltransferase gives MSKEILTEDEKKVLLSSIRTVEDFPKHGISFKDITTLLNNKDAFELLMSHLEDRYKKYNLDFIAAIEARGFLFGAALASRLKIGFVPIRKKGKLPSTTLCEKYELEYGFDEVEVHFDAFRDIKKPKVLLMDDLVVSGGTAVAAANLIEKLDATLVEACFILNFSILPGKAKLEEKTKVYAVLEI, from the coding sequence TTGAGTAAAGAGATTTTAACAGAAGATGAAAAAAAGGTTTTATTAAGTTCTATTAGAACAGTTGAAGATTTTCCAAAACATGGTATTAGCTTTAAAGATATTACAACACTTTTAAATAATAAAGATGCATTTGAACTACTTATGAGTCATCTTGAAGATAGATATAAAAAATATAATTTAGATTTTATAGCAGCAATTGAAGCTAGAGGATTTTTATTTGGAGCAGCACTTGCTTCAAGACTTAAAATTGGATTTGTTCCAATACGAAAAAAAGGGAAACTTCCAAGTACAACTTTATGTGAAAAGTATGAGTTAGAGTATGGTTTTGATGAGGTTGAAGTTCATTTTGATGCTTTTAGGGATATAAAAAAACCAAAAGTTCTTTTAATGGATGATTTAGTTGTAAGTGGTGGAACAGCAGTGGCTGCTGCTAATTTAATTGAGAAATTAGATGCCACTTTAGTTGAAGCTTGTTTTATTTTGAATTTCTCTATCTTGCCTGGAAAAGCCAAACTTGAAGAGAAAACTAAAGTTTATGCGGTGTTAGAGATATGA
- a CDS encoding DNA ligase — MRILFIMLLLFTLSFCFDLQKPSNYEKNIDINGWFMSEKLDGIRAYWDGKELFTRNKNKIFAPAWFTKDFPPFELDGELWTKRGDFENIQSIVLSQQESKDWKNITYNIFEVPNAKGNFQTRLDFLEDYLKQTPNKYIKIIPQMVCKDENHLNNFLQELLKNGAEGVIIKNPNLAYESGRTKNSLKVKEFFDDEALVIDHNFNSDGSFKSLKVKLKNGVIFNIGGGFKKEDRLNPPKIGSNITFKYYGFTKNGKPKFASFLRVREVE, encoded by the coding sequence ATGAGAATTTTATTTATTATGTTACTTCTTTTTACTCTTTCTTTTTGTTTTGATTTACAAAAGCCTTCAAATTATGAAAAAAATATAGATATCAATGGTTGGTTTATGAGTGAAAAACTAGATGGTATTAGAGCTTATTGGGATGGGAAAGAGCTATTTACAAGAAACAAAAACAAAATATTTGCACCAGCTTGGTTTACAAAAGATTTTCCACCATTTGAGCTTGATGGAGAGCTTTGGACAAAAAGAGGTGATTTTGAAAATATTCAAAGTATTGTTTTAAGCCAACAAGAGTCAAAAGATTGGAAAAATATAACTTACAATATTTTTGAAGTTCCAAATGCAAAGGGAAATTTTCAAACTAGACTTGATTTTTTAGAAGATTATTTAAAACAAACTCCAAACAAATATATAAAAATTATTCCTCAAATGGTTTGCAAAGATGAAAATCACTTAAATAATTTTTTACAAGAGCTTCTAAAAAATGGTGCTGAAGGTGTGATTATAAAAAATCCAAATTTAGCTTATGAGAGTGGAAGAACAAAAAACTCACTAAAAGTAAAAGAGTTTTTCGATGATGAGGCTTTAGTAATAGATCACAATTTTAATAGTGATGGTTCATTTAAAAGTTTAAAGGTAAAATTAAAAAATGGTGTTATTTTTAATATAGGAGGTGGATTTAAAAAAGAAGATAGGCTAAATCCACCAAAAATCGGCTCAAATATTACTTTTAAATATTATGGTTTTACAAAAAATGGCAAACCAAAATTTGCATCTTTTTTAAGAGTAAGAGAAGTTGAGTAA
- a CDS encoding trans-sulfuration enzyme family protein produces MNKSLETMLCHLKDFAPFKEPTNSSHFPIYNTATFDLKDQNGDRVYDYTRSDNPTRATLENFFAFAENGYGAVCTHTGIAAVSLLFETVLKANSSILVEADCYGGTFRLLKVFKEKYNINVNFTDFTDLNMLEHILKTHSIDLVLCESPTNPGLKIIDLKEIANLSKKYNALFAVDNSLATFISQKPLDLGADFSLFSTTKFISGHGSVIAGAIVAKTKENSEKLHYYSNALGRNQNPLDVHLISLGISSLKVRMKASEKASKKFAKWLEKQDFIEKVTHPALKSHPQRALAKKQMKITPSVFCADFKSVELAQKFIENAKIFGEKCSFGSADSRVEIPSKISHASFSKEELKAIGISDSTVRFSIGFEDLKDLKEDLLQAIK; encoded by the coding sequence ATGAATAAAAGTCTAGAAACTATGCTTTGCCACTTAAAAGATTTTGCACCTTTTAAAGAGCCAACAAACTCTTCACACTTTCCAATATACAATACAGCAACTTTTGATTTAAAAGATCAAAACGGTGATAGAGTTTATGATTATACAAGAAGCGATAATCCTACAAGAGCTACACTTGAAAACTTTTTTGCTTTTGCTGAAAATGGATATGGTGCTGTTTGTACTCACACAGGAATAGCAGCTGTTTCACTTCTTTTTGAAACTGTTTTAAAAGCAAATTCATCTATTTTAGTTGAAGCTGACTGTTATGGTGGAACATTTAGACTTTTAAAAGTTTTTAAAGAAAAATACAATATTAATGTAAACTTTACAGATTTTACAGATTTAAATATGCTTGAACACATTTTAAAAACACATAGCATTGATTTAGTTTTATGTGAAAGTCCTACAAATCCAGGCTTAAAAATAATAGATTTAAAAGAGATTGCAAATTTATCAAAAAAATATAACGCACTTTTTGCAGTTGATAACTCACTTGCAACTTTTATTAGTCAAAAACCTCTTGATTTAGGGGCTGATTTTTCACTCTTTTCTACAACTAAATTTATAAGTGGTCACGGAAGCGTAATTGCAGGTGCTATTGTTGCAAAAACTAAAGAGAACTCAGAAAAACTTCACTACTACTCAAATGCCTTAGGAAGAAATCAAAATCCTCTTGATGTTCATCTAATATCACTTGGAATTAGTAGTTTAAAAGTTAGAATGAAAGCAAGTGAAAAAGCTTCTAAAAAATTTGCAAAATGGCTAGAAAAACAAGATTTTATAGAAAAAGTTACACATCCTGCTTTAAAATCACATCCACAAAGAGCTTTAGCAAAAAAACAGATGAAAATAACTCCTAGTGTTTTTTGTGCTGATTTTAAAAGTGTAGAATTAGCCCAAAAATTCATAGAAAATGCAAAAATATTTGGAGAAAAATGCTCTTTTGGAAGTGCTGATAGTAGAGTTGAAATACCTTCTAAAATATCTCATGCATCTTTTTCAAAAGAGGAGTTAAAAGCAATTGGAATATCTGATAGTACGGTTAGATTTTCTATTGGATTTGAAGATTTAAAAGATTTAAAAGAGGATCTATTACAAGCTATAAAATGA
- a CDS encoding aminotransferase class I/II-fold pyridoxal phosphate-dependent enzyme: MIKESIFQPIICGETLPPQNIHAVSTSMPTLQDVIDYEEQTPQILEKISVAYPRFVIHPYLKLLSKYLKNKYEVSNEYELILLSSQKAVQVVSNKYFIHNKFDFFEPFGVIKVLKGRQYKKVLKFIQYVGYNLSSRLAEDYLFKLGLIEKTQKEELEKKELCEDIILNTLANAYSEKKENIKLSVSGMNAIYSVLKGLKNIQARNGKSILIQFGWLYLDTTNIVNHYFEESRVFYDVTDLKSLEIFLEENKNRVLSIITEVPTNPLVKTPNLKKLRELCDRYNIVLVIDSTFATPYNLNLKPYADIFVESLTKFACGNADVLMGAIILNSNFKISHIKNEFFKHCDLPYIKDIQRMAIEIVDYKKRVKKISQNTKELIEFLETLPYVSKVYSCLSKENFENYKDLMIDKNSICGIVSIYIKNDFEKIYNALNLAKGPSLGTEFTLLMPYTYLAHYDLITSQNGKEFLEKIELPINLIRISVGIEDIEDIKREFRRVTKLLNS; the protein is encoded by the coding sequence ATGATAAAAGAGTCTATTTTTCAACCAATTATTTGTGGTGAGACTTTACCACCACAAAATATTCATGCAGTATCAACTTCTATGCCAACACTTCAAGATGTAATTGATTATGAAGAACAAACACCGCAGATTTTAGAAAAAATAAGTGTTGCGTACCCTAGATTTGTTATTCATCCATACTTAAAACTTTTATCAAAATATTTAAAAAACAAGTATGAAGTTTCAAATGAGTATGAACTCATACTTTTAAGTAGCCAAAAAGCAGTTCAAGTTGTAAGTAACAAATACTTTATTCACAATAAATTTGATTTTTTTGAGCCTTTTGGAGTTATCAAGGTTTTAAAAGGAAGACAATATAAAAAGGTTTTAAAGTTTATTCAATATGTTGGATACAATCTATCTTCAAGATTAGCTGAAGATTACCTTTTTAAGCTAGGTTTGATTGAAAAAACTCAAAAAGAAGAGCTAGAAAAAAAAGAGTTATGTGAAGATATAATCTTAAATACTCTAGCAAATGCTTATAGTGAAAAAAAAGAGAATATTAAATTAAGCGTATCTGGGATGAATGCTATTTATAGTGTTTTAAAAGGTTTAAAAAATATTCAAGCAAGAAATGGAAAATCTATCTTAATACAGTTTGGATGGCTATATTTAGATACTACAAATATTGTAAATCACTATTTTGAAGAGAGCAGAGTTTTTTATGATGTTACAGATTTAAAATCGCTTGAAATATTTTTAGAAGAGAATAAAAACAGAGTTTTATCAATAATAACTGAAGTTCCAACAAACCCTTTAGTAAAAACTCCAAACTTAAAAAAATTAAGAGAGCTTTGCGATAGATACAATATAGTCTTAGTTATAGATTCAACTTTTGCAACACCATATAATCTAAATTTAAAACCCTACGCAGATATTTTTGTTGAATCTTTAACAAAATTTGCTTGTGGAAATGCTGATGTTTTAATGGGTGCAATTATTTTAAATAGTAATTTCAAAATATCTCATATAAAAAATGAATTTTTTAAACACTGCGATTTACCATATATAAAAGATATTCAAAGAATGGCTATTGAAATTGTAGATTATAAAAAAAGAGTTAAAAAAATATCACAAAATACAAAAGAGCTAATAGAGTTTTTAGAGACTTTACCTTATGTATCAAAAGTCTATTCTTGTTTAAGCAAAGAGAATTTTGAAAACTACAAAGATTTAATGATTGATAAAAATAGTATTTGTGGAATAGTTTCAATATATATAAAAAATGATTTTGAAAAAATTTACAATGCTCTAAACCTTGCAAAAGGTCCAAGCCTTGGAACTGAATTTACACTTTTAATGCCTTATACATATCTGGCTCACTATGATTTAATAACAAGCCAAAACGGTAAAGAGTTTTTAGAAAAAATTGAACTTCCAATAAATTTAATACGAATTTCTGTTGGAATTGAAGATATAGAAGATATTAAAAGAGAGTTTAGAAGGGTTACTAAGTTATTAAACTCATAA
- a CDS encoding c-type cytochrome, with amino-acid sequence MEQIGMFPLFYFPEIGSAWIMGITGTIHILASHTSVGAALLFAFLAHKAYKEDRPELYEYMKKYGMFLLIFSYVVGSITGPGIWYTATAASPRGISALIHNFVWVWATEWVFFVFEVVGVFALVYFINKIDRKTHLKLTYAFALASVGTLFLIIGIISFMMWPGNDAFYQTGSVSDAFFGLTTFPHLFLRIGFMILMSGVIGLIIASSLGDKELKNELIRKMGITSFIGGFITVVCFMWYMTTIPENAKILLSIYMPDIITTKVVLVVAFSTYFAIAVLKPNFINRPFAIVMLFVIAIFGLWPGEKLRESIRKPYVVGQYVYSNQIMGRDVPGKNIKNEVEIIEKHGLLKVNPWIPDRLKTITPENRLEVGELLTKIACSNCHSLEATGKYRPLLKNFAGQDKEMIKTFMQYSLATGAIPYMPKISLPDEEFDAMATWIESQINKEK; translated from the coding sequence ATGGAACAAATTGGAATGTTTCCACTTTTTTATTTTCCAGAAATCGGCTCTGCGTGGATTATGGGAATAACAGGGACAATTCATATCTTAGCATCTCACACATCTGTTGGAGCTGCACTATTATTTGCTTTTTTAGCACATAAAGCCTATAAAGAAGATAGACCTGAGTTGTATGAATATATGAAAAAATATGGGATGTTTTTACTTATTTTTTCTTATGTGGTAGGTTCAATTACAGGTCCAGGGATTTGGTACACAGCAACTGCTGCTAGTCCAAGAGGAATTAGTGCTTTGATTCACAACTTTGTTTGGGTTTGGGCAACTGAGTGGGTATTTTTCGTGTTTGAAGTAGTTGGGGTTTTTGCTTTAGTTTATTTTATAAATAAAATAGATAGAAAAACTCACCTAAAACTCACTTATGCTTTTGCTTTAGCTTCTGTTGGAACTCTGTTTTTAATAATTGGAATTATTAGTTTTATGATGTGGCCAGGAAATGATGCTTTTTATCAAACAGGTTCTGTTAGTGATGCTTTTTTTGGACTTACAACTTTCCCTCACCTATTTTTGAGAATCGGATTTATGATTTTAATGTCTGGGGTTATTGGGCTTATTATTGCCTCATCATTAGGTGATAAAGAGTTAAAAAATGAACTAATAAGAAAAATGGGAATTACAAGTTTTATTGGTGGATTTATTACTGTTGTTTGTTTTATGTGGTATATGACAACAATTCCTGAAAATGCAAAAATATTATTAAGCATCTATATGCCAGATATTATTACTACAAAAGTAGTTTTAGTAGTTGCTTTTTCAACTTATTTTGCAATTGCTGTTTTAAAACCAAACTTTATAAATAGACCATTTGCTATTGTTATGTTATTTGTAATAGCTATTTTTGGATTATGGCCTGGGGAAAAATTAAGAGAGAGTATTAGAAAACCTTATGTTGTTGGACAATATGTTTATAGTAATCAAATTATGGGAAGAGATGTTCCTGGGAAAAATATCAAAAATGAGGTTGAAATTATTGAAAAACATGGATTATTAAAAGTAAATCCTTGGATTCCAGATAGATTAAAAACAATTACACCTGAAAATAGATTAGAAGTTGGAGAACTTCTTACAAAGATTGCTTGTTCAAATTGTCACTCACTTGAAGCTACTGGAAAATATAGACCACTATTAAAAAATTTCGCTGGTCAAGATAAAGAGATGATAAAAACATTTATGCAATATTCACTAGCAACTGGTGCAATTCCTTATATGCCAAAAATCAGCCTTCCAGATGAAGAGTTTGATGCAATGGCAACTTGGATTGAATCACAAATTAATAAGGAGAAATAA
- a CDS encoding helix-turn-helix domain-containing protein, with product MIIKIFNKRVLLNKVDAKLGSKAICLLDYLLKYRGHFVSTNSLEKSIYPVNSSSKNSSIRFHIFKLRKLIGEELIISHRNYGYKIDI from the coding sequence ATGATTATCAAGATTTTTAATAAAAGAGTTTTATTAAATAAAGTTGATGCTAAACTTGGGAGTAAAGCTATATGTTTATTGGATTATTTATTAAAATATAGAGGTCATTTTGTATCTACAAATAGTTTAGAAAAAAGTATATATCCAGTAAATAGTAGCTCAAAAAACTCATCTATAAGATTTCATATTTTTAAACTTAGAAAATTAATTGGCGAAGAGTTAATAATTTCTCATAGAAATTATGGATATAAAATAGATATTTAA
- a CDS encoding GNAT family N-acetyltransferase: MIKKANKQNIENISKLIYDAIHEVSNSLTGENEEHKILKTLENYIQMDVCRLSYNNIYTYEIDNKNVAILLAYNSNDVEKLDKPMIEHLKTKNIFLESFEKECFDDEFYIDTVSVSPSFQGRGIAKELFSFAQQKAKEQGFKKLSLLVDLENKKAKALYAKLGFLDNTTLEVSKTQFSHMIKEL, translated from the coding sequence ATGATAAAAAAAGCAAATAAACAAAATATAGAAAATATTTCAAAACTAATTTATGATGCAATTCATGAAGTTTCAAATAGCTTAACTGGCGAAAATGAAGAGCACAAAATATTAAAAACTTTAGAAAATTATATACAAATGGATGTTTGTAGGCTTAGCTACAACAATATCTACACTTACGAAATAGATAATAAAAATGTAGCTATTTTATTAGCATACAACTCAAATGATGTAGAAAAACTTGATAAGCCAATGATTGAACATTTAAAAACAAAAAATATATTTTTAGAATCTTTTGAAAAAGAGTGTTTTGATGATGAGTTTTATATAGATACAGTTAGTGTAAGTCCTAGCTTTCAAGGAAGAGGAATAGCAAAAGAGTTATTTAGTTTTGCACAACAAAAAGCAAAAGAGCAAGGATTTAAAAAACTCTCACTTTTGGTTGATTTAGAAAATAAAAAAGCAAAAGCTCTGTATGCAAAACTTGGATTTTTAGATAATACTACACTAGAGGTATCAAAAACTCAATTCTCTCATATGATAAAAGAGCTATAA